The Candidatus Eremiobacteraceae bacterium genome has a segment encoding these proteins:
- a CDS encoding bifunctional diguanylate cyclase/phosphodiesterase: MSSLRKAIRRLGLWSRVSAIGLTLVLLGGAVYGPWFSGRTDAETAEAKLVTQLDLNFGSASDALSEEEIYEERYKYSPTAQNLDLRRHYAADIESTLNDVLLLGNTSERNNATELLAEHRAYVDAANQMFETSSPNHLSRSVLATERSDVDAMHARITSRVTETKDRLDTELITRESTFQATSVFISRLAMAISFLGLFFLGVFLYVLEKYRRQTADAHRVELTRFEEAALTDNLTSLGNHRAFQEDLRREFSRATRHDETLSLALIDVDDLKVVNDSNGHQRGDELLVGLAKLLQLLRVEDRAFRIGGDEFAVLLTDTRPDEAEKTMERLRLAVQDGLGGATISIGIASCRGAERDPEVMRGQADAALYAAKRGRRNVVESFHEETDGMWLFSSTKVRNLRQLIAEGEIGVAFQPIWDIARCEIMAYEALSRPAKKYGFAGPQDAFDLAERAGTADELDAVCRNAILARSRDLPDDALLFINICPQSLDHESFRGPAFAELVTRAGLAPNRVVVEITERAVTRIDSVVAAARELQRFGFLLALDDTGAGNSGLEMLSKLPLDYVKIDRTIIVKAVSDPGTRGVLAGIIAISRAIGAYVIAEGVEDEELLRLVCSHELGGAARGSGVNGVQGYLLGRPSEVLLQRVELDATRALLRITGTYSESLRAHQAGIV; the protein is encoded by the coding sequence GTGAGTAGTCTACGTAAAGCAATCCGTCGCCTGGGCTTGTGGAGCCGGGTATCCGCGATAGGTCTCACATTGGTGCTGTTGGGAGGCGCCGTCTACGGGCCGTGGTTCTCGGGTCGAACCGACGCTGAGACGGCTGAAGCGAAGCTCGTGACGCAGCTCGATCTCAATTTCGGAAGCGCGAGCGACGCGCTGAGCGAGGAAGAAATCTACGAGGAACGCTACAAGTATAGTCCGACCGCTCAGAATCTTGACCTGCGCCGCCACTATGCGGCAGATATTGAATCGACGCTCAACGACGTGTTGCTCTTAGGCAATACCTCCGAGCGGAATAACGCCACAGAGCTGCTCGCCGAGCATCGCGCATACGTCGACGCCGCGAATCAAATGTTTGAGACTAGCTCGCCGAATCATTTGTCCCGAAGTGTTCTGGCGACCGAACGATCAGACGTCGATGCGATGCACGCTCGCATAACGAGCCGCGTCACCGAAACAAAAGATCGGCTCGATACGGAGCTTATCACGCGCGAGTCCACATTCCAAGCGACGAGTGTTTTCATCTCCAGACTCGCGATGGCGATATCGTTTCTCGGGCTCTTTTTTCTCGGCGTCTTCCTCTACGTCTTAGAGAAGTACCGCCGGCAGACCGCTGACGCGCACCGCGTAGAACTCACACGATTTGAGGAAGCAGCTCTCACCGACAATCTGACTTCGCTTGGAAATCATCGCGCATTTCAAGAGGACCTCCGCCGTGAATTCTCACGTGCTACTCGCCACGATGAGACGCTTTCGCTGGCACTCATCGATGTCGACGACCTCAAGGTGGTGAACGACTCGAACGGGCACCAGCGAGGGGACGAGCTGCTCGTCGGACTCGCGAAGCTGCTCCAACTCCTACGAGTAGAGGACCGCGCATTTCGGATCGGCGGTGACGAATTTGCCGTGCTGTTGACGGACACGAGACCAGACGAAGCAGAGAAGACGATGGAGCGCCTGCGATTGGCTGTGCAAGACGGCCTCGGGGGCGCTACGATCAGTATCGGAATCGCGTCGTGCCGAGGCGCCGAGCGGGATCCCGAAGTGATGAGGGGCCAAGCCGATGCGGCGCTGTATGCCGCAAAGCGCGGAAGGCGCAACGTCGTCGAGTCCTTCCACGAAGAGACCGACGGCATGTGGCTGTTCTCGTCGACGAAGGTCCGAAATCTCCGGCAACTTATCGCCGAGGGCGAGATAGGTGTGGCATTTCAGCCGATCTGGGATATCGCGCGGTGCGAGATAATGGCCTACGAAGCGCTTTCGCGCCCGGCCAAGAAATACGGCTTCGCAGGACCACAAGATGCGTTCGATCTTGCCGAAAGGGCCGGAACGGCGGACGAGTTGGATGCGGTTTGTCGAAACGCCATTCTTGCTCGATCTCGCGACCTGCCGGACGATGCGCTCCTCTTCATCAATATCTGTCCTCAATCGCTCGATCACGAAAGTTTCAGGGGCCCAGCGTTCGCCGAACTCGTAACCCGGGCGGGCTTGGCGCCTAATCGGGTGGTCGTGGAAATCACGGAAAGGGCAGTCACCCGGATCGACTCCGTCGTGGCGGCCGCGCGGGAGCTGCAGCGATTCGGCTTTCTGTTGGCGCTCGACGACACGGGCGCTGGTAATTCCGGCCTAGAGATGCTCAGCAAGCTGCCGCTTGATTACGTCAAGATCGATCGCACGATTATCGTCAAGGCGGTGAGCGACCCCGGAACTCGAGGCGTGCTCGCCGGCATCATCGCGATCTCGCGCGCGATCGGGGCGTATGTCATCGCCGAGGGCGTCGAGGACGAGGAGCTCTTGCGACTCGTCTGCAGCCATGAGCTTGGCGGTGCGGCCCGAGGCAGCGGCGTGAACGGCGTCCAAGGATACCTGTTAGGGCGCCCGTCCGAAGTGCTTCTGCAACGTGTCGAGCTGGACGCCACCCGAGCGTTGCTCCGGATCACCGGAACGTACAGCGAGTCGCTGCGGGCGCATCAGGCGGGCATAGTTTAG
- a CDS encoding alpha/beta fold hydrolase — protein sequence MRARLPDREGYAERDGNKIFFEVFGDGPNTVLLLPPWAIGHSRTWKLQVPYLSRHFRVVTYDPTGNGKSDRPQDPAQYTDWKRVADAVAVMDATGTESAVIVGICTEAWVAALLAGEHPLRANGLVFFAPVSPYGESLAARETSTFDDVRDTYDGWEKENRYYWPEHYRDFLEFFFDQALPEPHSTKQWDDSVGWGLETAPQTLIATVDAPEYLSTLKAEDPELAELYRKIECPVLVIHGEHDRLVSPTRGVAVAEATGAELMIVEGGGHILWGRQPVKINLLLREFADRVFGNGKAPTARRWPAARSRRRRALFVSSPIGLGHTQRDIAIARELRVLQPDLEIDWLAQHPVTAVLEKSGERIHPASRLLASESKHIEGESAEHDLHAFQAIRNMDEILVNNFMVFHDIVRDDPYDLWIGDEAWELDHFLHENPEEKRAPFVWMTDFVGWLPMPDGGKREAFVAADYNAEMIDHIARFPRLRDRSIFVGNLDDIVPDSLGADLPLIRDWTSRHFDFSGYITGFEPAALTDRAALRAELGYKPDETVCMVTVGGSGVGAHLLRRVIESYAATKRLVPSLRMIVIAGPRIDPASLPSIGGLEIRAYVHDLYRHLAACDIAVVQGGLSTTMELTANRRPFLYFPLRHHFEQNFHVRHRLERYRAGRCMEYDTATPEIIAQAIAEELRRTIDYRPVETGGAALAAARIAELL from the coding sequence TTCTTCGAGGTCTTCGGGGACGGCCCGAACACCGTGCTGTTGCTGCCGCCGTGGGCCATCGGTCATTCGCGCACGTGGAAGCTGCAGGTGCCGTATCTCTCGCGGCACTTCCGGGTCGTCACCTACGACCCGACCGGCAATGGCAAATCCGATCGGCCGCAAGACCCCGCGCAGTACACCGACTGGAAGCGCGTTGCGGACGCGGTCGCCGTCATGGACGCTACCGGCACTGAAAGCGCGGTGATCGTCGGCATCTGCACCGAAGCGTGGGTCGCCGCCTTGCTTGCCGGCGAGCATCCGCTGCGCGCGAACGGCCTCGTGTTCTTCGCGCCGGTGTCGCCGTACGGCGAGTCGCTCGCCGCCCGCGAGACGAGCACGTTTGACGACGTCCGCGATACGTATGATGGATGGGAAAAAGAGAACCGCTACTATTGGCCGGAGCATTATCGCGACTTCCTGGAGTTCTTCTTCGACCAGGCGCTTCCCGAGCCGCATTCAACCAAGCAGTGGGACGATAGCGTCGGTTGGGGGCTCGAGACGGCGCCGCAGACGTTGATCGCCACAGTCGACGCGCCGGAATATCTTTCGACCCTTAAAGCGGAAGATCCCGAGCTTGCAGAGCTCTACCGCAAGATCGAATGTCCGGTGCTCGTCATTCACGGCGAGCATGACCGGCTCGTCTCGCCGACACGCGGTGTCGCGGTGGCGGAAGCGACTGGCGCAGAGCTGATGATCGTCGAGGGCGGCGGCCACATCTTGTGGGGCCGCCAGCCGGTGAAGATCAATCTTCTTCTCCGCGAATTCGCGGATCGGGTATTCGGCAACGGCAAGGCGCCGACGGCGCGGCGCTGGCCGGCCGCACGGTCGCGACGGCGGCGAGCGCTGTTCGTATCGTCGCCCATCGGGCTTGGCCACACGCAGCGCGACATCGCAATCGCGCGCGAGCTGCGCGTTCTCCAGCCCGATCTCGAGATCGACTGGCTCGCGCAGCATCCGGTCACTGCGGTTTTGGAGAAGAGCGGCGAGCGGATCCATCCCGCGAGCCGGCTGCTCGCGAGCGAGAGCAAGCACATCGAAGGTGAATCGGCGGAACACGATCTCCACGCGTTTCAGGCCATTCGAAACATGGATGAGATCCTGGTCAACAACTTCATGGTCTTCCACGACATCGTGCGCGACGATCCGTACGATCTCTGGATCGGCGACGAAGCGTGGGAACTCGACCACTTTCTCCACGAGAATCCCGAAGAGAAACGCGCTCCGTTCGTGTGGATGACCGATTTCGTGGGCTGGCTTCCGATGCCCGACGGCGGTAAGCGGGAAGCGTTCGTCGCCGCGGATTACAACGCCGAAATGATCGACCACATAGCGCGCTTTCCGCGACTTCGCGATCGCTCGATCTTCGTCGGCAATCTCGACGACATCGTGCCGGATAGCTTGGGCGCCGATCTGCCGTTGATACGCGACTGGACGTCGCGCCATTTCGATTTCTCGGGCTACATCACGGGTTTCGAACCCGCCGCGCTCACCGATCGCGCGGCGCTTCGAGCCGAACTTGGGTACAAACCCGACGAGACTGTGTGCATGGTCACGGTCGGCGGCTCGGGCGTCGGCGCGCATCTATTGCGGCGCGTGATCGAATCGTATGCCGCGACAAAGCGGCTCGTACCAAGCCTGCGCATGATCGTGATCGCCGGACCGCGCATCGATCCTGCATCGCTTCCGAGTATCGGTGGTCTTGAAATCCGCGCGTATGTCCACGACCTCTATCGTCATTTGGCGGCGTGCGACATCGCCGTGGTGCAAGGCGGCCTCTCGACGACGATGGAACTGACCGCCAATCGCCGGCCATTTCTCTACTTCCCGCTGCGCCATCACTTCGAACAGAATTTTCATGTGCGGCACCGCCTCGAGCGTTACCGAGCGGGACGTTGCATGGAGTACGATACCGCAACACCGGAAATCATCGCGCAAGCCATCGCAGAAGAGCTTAGACGAACCATCGATTATCGTCCGGTCGAGACCGGTGGCGCGGCGCTCGCGGCCGCGCGCATCGCCGAACTGCTCTAG